Proteins found in one Miscanthus floridulus cultivar M001 chromosome 4, ASM1932011v1, whole genome shotgun sequence genomic segment:
- the LOC136551720 gene encoding U-box domain-containing protein 19-like, producing the protein MPPPPPTGEPKRRRLLSLMAVYPSESIAPAPLFSSLLALAADLASQGLGAFPVLRRGLRQAVRIVGLLLAFLEEIQDVTVTKTAALPSSAVLGLTELHVAMQKLRFLLSDCARRGARLWVLVNAGLAASELRVILGSVAAAVDALPKDVVDASVEAGELARLMSEHAWRAAVRPDAGDERAARSVRSILEQFKSGVSPDAEDARRVLEHIGVRSWSDCSEEIAFLEDELRTRLDGSGGDSSSSSDALLINSLMAFMVYCRVVLFDQIDANPKADAASRPARCPDWLGPETLRCPITLDLMTDPVTVSTGQTYDRESITRWIKAGCRTCPVTGERLRTADVVPNSALRGIIERMLLSNGVSLPDRSSSGHRHGALGDTAVAFGPAAAGAARLAVAYIVAQISTGSTAERRKATCEARKLCKHSVFYRACLVEANAVPWLLCLLSSTDASVQGNAVASLLNLSKHPRGRVALFEAGGVGLVVDVINVGARAEARQNAAAVLFYLSSNAEHAEEIGRIPEAIPTLVQLIRDGAHRGGKNAMVSLYGLLQCASNHDKAVAAGAVSALAGLLSLSVVVDRDDDLASDAVTLLARLAEQPAGAQAVLALPGLVARVVEALATSSSRSGKDHCVALLVSLCRHGGDKVVALLGSMPGLMSSLYTLVADGSPQTCKRARALLNLIHRHHEMDGQPASEARERVVRVL; encoded by the coding sequence atgccgccgcctccgccaacGGGCGAGCCGAAGCGCCGCCGCCTGCTATCCCTCATGGCAGTCTACCCAAGCGAGAGCATCGCGCCGGCGCCTCTGTTCAGCTCGCTTCTCGCGCTTGCGGCCGACTTGGCCAGCCAAGGGCTCGGCGCCTTCCCTGTTCTCCGGCGCGGCTTACGGCAGGCAGTGCGGATTGTAGGCCTCCTCCTCGCGTTTCTGGAGGAGATCCAAGACGTGACGGTGACGAAGACAGCAGCACTGCCGTCATCGGCGGTGCTGGGGCTCACGGAGCTGCACGTGGCCATGCAGAAGCTGCGGTTCCTCCTCTCCGACTGCGCGCGACGGGGCGCGCGGCTGTGGGTGCTCGTGAACGCCGGATTGGCCGCGTCTGAGCTCCGGGTGATTCTCGGGTCCGTCGCTGCGGCCGTGGACGCGCTGCCGAAAGACGTAGTGGATGCGTCCGTGGAGGCCGGGGAGCTCGCGCGGCTGATGTCGGAGCATGCGTGGCGCGCGGCGGTGCGTCCGGACGCCGGCGACGAGCGCGCGGCGAGGAGTGTGCGGTCGATACTGGAGCAGTTCAAGAGCGGCGTCTCGCCGGACGCCGAGGACGCGAGGCGGGTGCTGGAGCACATCGGGGTCAGAAGCTGGTCCGACTGCTCTGAGGAGATTGCCTTCTTGGAGGACGAGCTGCGCACGCGATTGGACGGCTCAGgcggcgacagcagcagcagcagcgacgcaTTGCTCATCAACAGCTTAATGGCATTCATGGTGTACTGCCGTGTGGTGTTGTTCGATCAGATCGACGCGAATCCAAAAGCGGACGCGGCGTCACGGCCGGCGAGGTGCCCGGACTGGCTCGGACCGGAGACGTTGCGGTGCCCGATCACTCTGGACCTGATGACGGACCCGGTGACCGTGTCTACTGGCCAGACGTACGACCGCGAGTCCATCACCCGGTGGATCAAGGCTGGATGCCGCACGTGCCCGGTCACCGGCGAGCGGCTCCGCACCGCCGACGTCGTGCCGAACTCCGCGCTCCGCGGGATCATCGAGCGGATGCTGCTCAGCAACGGCGTTTCGCTTCCGGACCGAAGCAGCTCAGGGCACCGTCACGGCGCGCTCGGCGACACAGCCGTGGCATTCGGGCCGGCCGCCGCTGGCGCTGCCCGTCTCGCCGTCGCCTACATCGTCGCCCAGATCTCGACGGGTTCGACGGCGGAGCGCAGGAAGGCGACGTGCGAGGCCCGCAAGCTGTGCAAGCACAGCGTGTTCTACCGCGCGTGCCTCGTGGAGGCCAACGCCGTGCCGTGGCTGCTGTGCCTGCTGTCCTCGACGGACGCGTCCGTGCAGGGCAATGCGGTGGCGTCCCTCCTGAACCTGTCGAAGCACCCGCGGGGGCGGGTGGCGCTGTTCGAGGCCGGCGGCGTGGGCCTCGTGGTGGACGTGATCAACGTGGGCGCCAGGGCGGAGGCGCGGCAGAACGCGGCGGCCGTCCTGTTCTACCTGTCGTCGAACGCCGAGCACGCCGAGGAGATCGGGCGCATCCCGGAGGCGATCCCGACGCTGGTGCAGCTGATCCGCGACGGCGCGCACCGCGGGGGCAAGAACGCCATGGTCAGCCTCTACGGTCTCCTCCAGTGCGCGAGCAACCACGACAAGGCCGTCGCGGCCGGCGCCGTGTCGGCTCTCGCGGGCCTCCTGTCCCTGTCCGTCGTCGTCGACCGGGACGACGACCTCGCCAGCGACGCCGTGACGCTGCTGGCGAGGCTCGCGGAGCAGCCGGCGGGCGCGCAGGCCGTGCTGGCGCTGCCGGGCCTCGTCGCCCGCGTCGTCGAGGCGCTCGCCACGTCGTCGTCCCGGTCGGGGAAGGACCACTGCGTGGCCCTGCTGGTCTCGCTGTGCCGGCACGGcggtgacaaggtggtggcccTGCTGGGGAGTATGCCGGGCCTGATGTCGTCGCTGTACACGCTGGTGGCCGACGGCAGCCCGCAGACGTGCAAGCGCGCCAGGGCGCTGCTCAACCTGATCCACCGCCATCACGAGATGGACGGGCAGCCGGCGTCGGAGGCCCGCGAGCGTGTCGTCCGCGTGCTATAG